Genomic window (Nymphaea colorata isolate Beijing-Zhang1983 chromosome 1, ASM883128v2, whole genome shotgun sequence):
TGAAATAGTGCcataatattttcctttttgtctaatttatttgtttattttgtttcatacgTTGTGCTAACTCTAGATCTTGAAAAGAATTGCATCAGTGCAATTGGAATCTGTAAAATGATCTTTTGTGGTTGCTGACTGTTCAAATAGAGGTTTTTTACAGGCATCTGAGCGTTCTTAGATGGCATCTTTCTTCCTAGCTTCCTTAGTCTCGGCCTTACTGTTTTTCTTTCCACATGGGAACAGGAAGAGGTGATTACAGAAATGGAAATGCTCGAGATGGGCATCCGAGTGGATTGCCGAGACCATATGGGAATGACCGAGGACGTGGTGGAAGGGGAGGCAGGGGGCACCGTGATGGACAGGATTCTTTTACTTCCAACTGGGGTCAAAGCTCAGATTCGaaggatggtggtggtggtggtggtgcttgGGGGGGAAGCTTCGGTGGAACAAATGCTCCAAAGTCTCCTTCTAGAGGTGATGCGCCTGGAACTTGGGGTAGCAGTGGGGCCTGGGGCAGCGGAGGTGGCGAGTGGGAGGCTACTAAAAACCCATCAGCTCCTGATGTTGGCGATGCAGGTTGGGAGGCTACTAAAAAGTTGGACGCCTTGGCTGTATCTGATCCACCCCAAGGCATGCAGAATGGTAGCAATGGCGGTGGTGCAGGTGGCTGGGGTGCGAGCGGTGGAAGATGGGCTGGAGATCCTGATGTGCCTGGTGGATGGTGAAAATGCTGGAATCATCGGCGTCTACCGGAAAATCTTCTGCCAGAGCAATAGGGGCTCTCCTTAATTGATCCCCCCTGCTGTTTGGCACCATAAGTGTTGTAGGGCAAAAGCCTTCCCTCCCCTCGTGCATGTGGATACAACTTTCTTGggagtttcctttttttgtttatatggaaaattttcatttttgtccctCCATATGATGGTAAATATTCTAATCTCTTGTTGAAATGTAAAATACCAGCTTGAATGCTGTAATTTAGCTTCttccttttaagttttaacgGCATCATTTTAGAACGTGTAATCGACAAGAAAGAACATGAGAATTTAGGCTTGGCTTGTGTAATTCACCTGATGGATCACCTTAGAGTAAagtggatctctctctctctctctcccaacatGGTAGTTGCTTACCCTTAATTTCTGTGACTCCTGCAGTTGCCAGTGACCTACCATGAATACCGGCAAATGAAAAGCAGTTGGGAAATGGCAGTAGCCGGGGACCGTTTTGAGAGACGCTCGATATATTTTTCATGGTGATGACAGTCCCAAGGTTTCCAGCAATGCTATCAGAATTGGTCGCAAAGGAAACATTGTACCTCGGTTGGAAATATGGGGTgctaatttattttatattatttattaattttttataaaaataattagaGAATCATCTGACCTGGTCTATGCGTCTTGGCGGTAGCGGATATTTGATAAGAGATTAAAAACGGGGGAAAATTGTTTTGACGCTAGTGGGAAGAAATTTACGGAGGGTGTAGGTTTTCTAATAACTGTGCCTTGGGATGAACAGAAATGGTGGATGAAAACTTTGATTCAGTTTTAccgttttcttttctgttggcGTTATTTCTGTTTCAATTCAGAAGGCAGTTATTATCGTtaaaagttttgtgaaaaaGTACATAAAATCCCAAAACACCCATTTTACACAGGCATGaattataaataatttataaatGTTTTTTGGTGAAAATATTTATAGACCAGCGATTGTTAAATGCTAATAAAAGCCACCTAAATATTTGTAATTATAATAGCTAGATCCACTCGCACATTCGATTCAGGTTATTGGTTTGGggaatttttttaacttggctTTTAGCAGTTTGGGTTGTAGTTCGTTTAGTCAATCCCTTTCATAAGCACTTTAAGATTTCTCATAATCTTTAAtacaaaattaaactttttgTAATCTAGTATTATGATCCACTATCCTTAAACCACACGACCCTAATGCAAGAATGTGAATTTAGCGTTCGACGAACATTAAAATGCTTTATCATGAAATGATCACTAAAATATCTTTCGAGTAATGAGATCAATAATCATCGATTCCAAATGctgcattttatattttatcacCTGCTCTAAGTTGTTATTAGTCATGGCGCAACTAAGACTGTGAAATTGCTAAATAAACATTTATTTCTGAGTTTTAACAAACATCAGTTTGATTTAACTTAGTGGCATAGCCCAATTGTGCAACAATGAcactttcaaaaatttacatgatTACGCCCAAATTTTAATTAATAACAATAATACGCTGAAAATTGGAAAGTTTTTTTGTGTAACCTATACATTAAAAAAAGGCATTTAATAGCCAGCTTATAAGTTTTAAATCATGGATGGAAACCACATCCatacatattaaaaaataaatgttcttAGATTTATTTGTAAAAGATAAGTACACGTGGGAAAAATTTCTGGCAACATTGTAACTGTTGTGTCTTTAAAGGGTTTTTTTCTGCAAGAAAGATAAAGTGCTAGGGCAAGCTTTTTAACCCAAAAATGGAGGCACCCAAGTGATCAgagtgactctctctctctctctctctctctctgtttagGGTTTTGCTTCTCTGGGGAAGGAGCAGAAGCGGCGCCATGACTCAGACTCAAGAAGAGCTCCTCGCTACCCACCTGGAACAGCAGAAGCTTCACGTAaggttcttcttttgtttttgtttttgtttttgtttaggtGTCTCCGTGCCGATGTTCTAGGGTTTTTGGTGTCTTGTGGTTTCTCTGTGAACGCGTTGTCCTTGAACGATTTGGAGTTTCTTTTACGGACGCTGCTGATGCTTATGTTGCTTTGCTGTATCAGTgtaaaaatctttttttcttcttcataattttaATACCTTCTTGCAGGACCCATATTGGGTCTGCTGCTTTGAATGTGCGGGGGCGTCCTTTCTGTTTTTTAGTCTAATTCGGCTTTTATGGTTGaagttcatctctctctctctctctctgtcagaTGGTAAATTACTGGTTTGATATGATTGAGCTATTGGCATTTACTTCTGCTAGTTCTCTTCTTTTTTACCTTTATTTTCTTAGAAGTCGTAGCTgccattttctaaaaagaaatgaaatcattGCTGTTCGGAGAGTCATAAGTCATAACCCAATGGCCAATTCCTGTTCATGGAATTGTTGGCTAGATGCTGTCTTAGGCGTTGTGGCTGTGGGTGCTTGAGATGTCTGAACACAATTCAAGGTATTTCACGTAGATAATtaatgtttttagtttttttttattgacagATTTTTTATTAGAAGATTGGTATTTCGTAACATCTAAAGGCCTCTTACTCGCTAGTCGCTACTCCTAAAATGCTTCTGCTTTGTCCTACAAGTGCGGGATGCATCATTGTCGTCCttccattttttattcataCTGGTTCGGACATTGCTTTTCAGAATGTAACAAGTGCAGATGTTTCTCAAACAGTTCGCAGATTAGGCTCATTGGTTCACCACTTCTCTGATTTCTGCAAGTTGATTTGATGGTTTTCCCTGCTAGTGGCTGGTACTACTATCGATCAATTAGGGCAATCAACAGCTGTGCCAGGCCTttggattattttggagattGAGCCACAGGAATTATGattttatctatttttcatATACTCTTGGACAAACATACGTTGACCCACAAGAGAAGGATGAAATGCTTTGTGCTACATTCAAGAATTTTGTGCATCATTATTGTAAATTTTCATTGGCTTTCAgatatctatttatttatttatttttttaaatctttgcCTGTTAGCCAAAAACCAGCACTTCGAAAGTTCTTTGATTGTGAGATCATGGACATGAGTGGTTTGTCTTGGTTGTCCATATTGGTTGCTTATTTTCTATGTAGTGTGCATGTGTCAGAATGGTAGTGCATGCTGGTCATTCATATGCATAAACATGCACTTTGAGGTTGGATTGTTACTGAGCAAGTCATGCTTGCCATTAGATATAACTGGTTTTAGACATTTATATGCAGCCAGAGGAGCCAGTtcttgaggatgatgatgaggatgacgatgatgatgacgatgatgaagATGACGAGAAAGATGAGCATGCTGAAGGTAATACCTTCATGTCATGCATTATTGTTCTTTAcgcgcgtgcacacacacacacatttcttTTCATGCATGTCTGGCACATCCTAGCTGCATGTGCAATTGTGGCTAAGATGATGTCTTCATGTCTTTCCAGGAGCATGTATTTGGACAATGGATTTGTGCTTGTAGGCCAATATAGATATTCAATTTTCATGTAGACTGCAGTCTTGGTTTATCCATTAAGAATTTGCAATGGTTGTTATACTGGCTATTTCTTGCTGACCGTGACCTGTGTTTCTCATGCTGCATAAAATTATGTGAGTTGCTGCAAAACTTGTTGTGCATATAGACATGCATTCATGGTTTATCCATTGAGAATTTACAGTGGTTGATATACTGGATATTTCTTGCTGGTCTATGTTCCTCATGCTTCATAGAATTATTTCAATCGGTCTTTGTTTTGCAAAAATTGATTAGATTAGTTATTacctttttttgtgtgtttgtgtgtacaTCAAACATTTTATCTTACCCACCACCCATTTTTGCTTTCATTGGTTAAGCTGTTTTCGTGCTTGTGTATAGCACAAGGCTGagtattttcttcatttgctaTAAGCAGGGCAGCATGAAGGTGATTCCGGCAGGTCCAAACAAAGCAGAAGTGAGAAAAAGAGCCGCAAGGCTATGCTGAAGCTTGGCATGAAGCCTGTTCTGGGAGTCAGTCGGGTCACAATCAAGAAGAGCAAGAATGTTCGTACGGTTCCCCATGCTCAGACTTGCTATCTTGCCTTTTGTGTTCTGATAGAATATATATTGAGATTAACCTGTTTTGAAGGTTGCAGCAGGTCTTGGTTGATTtgtcagttttctttttcttcttgtttttccctGTGGAGTTGCTGGGTCTGTTTGTAAGAAGTCTCTGGATTATTTTTCAAGTAACATCCTAAAAAGTTTGTTGTCATTGCagattttgtttgttatttcaaaaCCTGATGTCTTCAAAAGCCCAGCTTCAGATACCTACGTTATTTTTGGTGAGGCCAAAATTGAAGATTTAAGCTCTCAGCTGCAAACGCAAGCTGCCGAACAGTTCAAAGCTCCCGATCTGAGTCATGTGATCTCCAAGCCTGAAACTTCATCGGCTGcacaagatgatgaagatgttgATGAAACTGGAGTTGAGCCCAAGGACATTGAGCTTGTGATGACACAAGCAGGGGTGTCAAGGGCCAAGGCTGTCAAAGCTCTTAAAGCAGCTGATGGCGACATTGTTACTGCTATTATGGAGTTAACAAACTAAGTAAACAGTCCAGTTTTTGTAGTTGAATTTGATACCTTGTTGTATGATGTTCACTTTGTTTTTCCCTCCGAGTTTCAGAACAATTGCTTTCCCATTTTATATGACTTTTTAGAGGCTGCTTGGTTCTTATCTGCGTTTATCTTCTATTCGGACGTGTGTCATAGCTTCATGCAGATCTTGTTCGTCCTCATTTGATGCTTGGGATTTCATTTCTACTTTTCAAGCCTCAAGAATCCTTGATTCTGTTAGCAAATAGACGAGATATTAGTTTGTCATTAGATGATGTGATTAGTACGACTCTTCCGTCCTTTGGTGGTGTGGTGTACTAATTCATGATGTAAGCTTTCCAAGTTTCCTCTTGAGAATGCAGTTAACCTTACCGAAATGTGTGCTTGCTTTCAGTAATCAAAACAAGCATAGCCAGCAGCACCATGGTCCTGTAACACTTGACTATTCCAAAGGTTGCATAGAGAGTTGTATGTACTATATAGTTTGAGGAATGGCTTCGTGCATTCAACCTGGAGGTTCACGTTTCAAGTTATGCATGGCTTGGCTGTTGTCAAGAATCTAGAGATACTTCCGTGATGAGAAATTCTACTTCAGATGTTATGTTTTTCGCAAGATGTTATGTTTTTCGCAAGCTTTTTAATGATTTACGTACATTTTTTAGCATTTACCGACATGCTGTTTTTTAAGCTCTTTATGCAACAGAAATTACGGGTGATTATCATAAAAGtcgaaatttttttaaattatctgaaaacattttaaatgaCCCTCTCCCAAAATAAACTTATTATTAACAAAAgaattgtttttcttgattttgggctTCATATGATCCACAATCGTCTTTCAGATAATGCTTCTCCATTTTCCAATGAAGATGTtgggaggtaggctccccaCCATTTATTGAGAAGGAATCATATgtacatgataaaaaaaaagatgtacaaAGTGACAAGGATGCCAAGCAAGTAAAACAAAAACCAGGCAAAAACAGCTTCtaccaaagaaacaaaattgagCATATACGATGATCAACTAAATTGAGCATAAAATTGAGCATATATATGATGATCAACTAGTAGAGTATCTGTCAAAAGAGTCAGAGCAATCCCTTACCATGTTGAAAGGAATTGTATCATCTTTGAGCCTTCAGCTGTGTTCAGATAAAAACCTTCATTTCTCAGGCCAATTCCTTCTACCTCCATTTTCACCTTCCGTTTTTATAATGGACGGTTTCACATTGTAAGCGTCAATGACCTAATTTAGGAAAAGGTAAGGTAAGGTTGCTCCTAGATCGGTTTTGTAGTATTCAGTCTAGTTTGCAGCAAGAACTGCTTTTGCAGATGACAAAATCTGTTGTTAAGACGGATGGATGAATTGTTCGGAGGCACAAACTTGTACGTCTATAAAATCTGGCAGacgaaaaaaatattatttgaacACCACTTGTCACACGAGTCTGGGAGGGACTGCACGAGCCCTGACCTGCTTCATTGATCAGGCTTGAAGCGGAGCCtgctctctctcgctctctcaaagtaacccaaaaagaaaagaggagcGATCAAAGTTAGCGGTAGAACGTTTCAGCAGTCGCAGAAATGTTACGTGCAGCTAGGAGAAAAACGCCGTTCATTTGTTTTAACTGGAAATCTTTTCGCAATTTACCAATTGATGTAAGTGACGTATGTTTTACTAAAAGAAGACGCCACATAATGCTACATGTTTGCTCCACTCCAAGGTGTTTTTCTGGGTTTTCACAAATCCAattaatttaaattgattttataGGTTAAGAACGTAACTTCAAGGAAAAGATCATGAATTTTTCATGCCTATATAAAATCATATAGGTTTAATCAACAAAGGTCTTAACTTGTCAATTTCTAAAATGCAACagcaaaatttgatttctgtttgTTCCTCACATTTCCCAACATTTCAGGTCCACTCATGCGATTAAACTGTACGAAAACCGAAAAGTAGAGAGGACATCACATTTAGAAATATCTGCGTGCGCGCGCAAAAACACATATATACAGAGCAGATGGTTAAAAACAGAACACCCatagtgtgtgtgtgcctgtatatatatacactacaGGATGAATCCATAACAAGGTATTACTCCAGTCAATGCAAATGCGAGACCCGGTAGCCAATTCATGCTAGAAGAGGGTAAGCACTGAACAAATACACGTAGTACATCCACTTGCCTGGGTCTCATCACACTGGTTGAATGCAAAATGACAGCTGCAATATTCATCCACAACAATTAGTGTTGAAGAACCACGACAGAGTGCCGAGGAACCCATTATCTACAAAACAGAGAGACGGTATCTAATATAAAAAGTAACAGAGAAAGGTCCTATACCAGGGTTATAGAATGCTGCATTCTAGGATGAAGATGCAATCACAGATTAATCGAAGAAAGGCCAGCCGCTGTAACCCCTTGGAACGTTATGCTCGGGAGCAGCTGAGCTACTTCCTGGGGAGCCATGGCTAGAGTTTGAGCTTCCAGAGCGAAAAGGCCATACAAAGGAAAAGGGGTTACGCCTTCCTTGATTTTCAGAGTTCATATAGCCGTCCCGTGGGTTTCCATTGCCAAAAGTCGAGTtcctgttgctgctgctgccaaTTGAACTGCTGGTAGCCTGTGTTGGCAGTTGGTGACGACAGACGGGGCAAGAATTGTGTTGGACCAACCAAGGCACGATGCATTCACAGTGGTAGATGTGCTTGCAAGGCATTTCCCGAGCTTCTGTACCAATCTCAAACTTCTCTTGGCAAACTGGACAGTGGGAGTCAACACGCAGGTGCCTCTGACTGATCTTGATGGTGGGCATAGCTTCGATAGCAGAACGCGGTGCTGGGGGAGGGCCTCTCCTGTCACTCATGGTTAATTGTTCAATCAGTTCCTCGAGATCCTGGTCCATAAAATAATCACTAAAATTGGCAGGGAGGCGCCTGAGTCCAATTCCTGATCCCCCATTGAAGATTACTTGCATCCCACCATTGTTAACCATCTCAGCAGGTATTTGTCCTCTGAATACCACGAAAGGGCTTGATCCAAGTCCTACAGGCCGACCTTGACCTGGAAATCTTCCTCTTGGATCAGTCTCACGGCTTCTCCCTGACCGTGAACTAAGGAAAGCTGACAAAGTTTCCATCAGCCGGACACTGGACTGATCGTCATAATCGACACCAAGCAAGTCAAGAATACCATGACTGTTCACTTCCTCAAGCTCCTGAACAAAACCACCTCCGCACCTTGAACAGGAAGTGTCCCTTGCAGAGACATTAACCATAGAGTTGCATTGGTAACACCAATGAGTATTTCCAGATCGAGACATTGCCTAATCTCTGAAAGTTATCCTCTTCCCCAATCTTCACAATCTCCTGAATGAAGATCAGACAAACCATAACCACAAaattgtaacatttttttttttgcaaaatatgtttTCCCCGCTTTGACTCAACCTACTTACGAGTTATGAGCTACCAAAAGAAAGGCAACTGTAAGAAGAACGAATTAATCTTAGAAAACCTCTAATATGGACCTATACACAGTTTCAACATTTCAATTAACAACTTTAGAAAGGGAAATCTCCTAAGCTTTTAATTCTTATAATCATGTTAACAACTCCTTACAACAAACAGataatcagaaaaaagaaaacttcattGAAGACAAATATGCCTCTGAAAGGAAGAAAAGCTTGTCAACCACGAACTCCCCCAAGTTTCTTTTCTTGCAGCATGGCCAAAAGCAATCCCGTTGATGTTAGTGCATTTTCTATAGAAATTAAGGTTTAAGATGATGAAAGAACATATAAAAAGAACAACAGtcgaaaaatcttgaaaattattaCAGAGTCTTCATGGTTAGAAAACACATGAAGGACAGAGTCCACACAAAAAATGAGGCCAAAAGGCCAAGGGCCACAATGGCATTTGCTTCTGTCCAACAGCACAAGGATGAAAACTAATTTTCATCAatttaagaaaagaacaaaCACAAGCTCATTGAGACTGTTTGACAACATAATGACAACGCCCTGACCAAAGT
Coding sequences:
- the LOC116258370 gene encoding nascent polypeptide-associated complex subunit alpha-like protein 1, yielding MTQTQEELLATHLEQQKLHPEEPVLEDDDEDDDDDDDDEDDEKDEHAEGQHEGDSGRSKQSRSEKKSRKAMLKLGMKPVLGVSRVTIKKSKNILFVISKPDVFKSPASDTYVIFGEAKIEDLSSQLQTQAAEQFKAPDLSHVISKPETSSAAQDDEDVDETGVEPKDIELVMTQAGVSRAKAVKALKAADGDIVTAIMELTN
- the LOC116258357 gene encoding probable E3 ubiquitin-protein ligase RHC1A, whose product is MSRSGNTHWCYQCNSMVNVSARDTSCSRCGGGFVQELEEVNSHGILDLLGVDYDDQSSVRLMETLSAFLSSRSGRSRETDPRGRFPGQGRPVGLGSSPFVVFRGQIPAEMVNNGGMQVIFNGGSGIGLRRLPANFSDYFMDQDLEELIEQLTMSDRRGPPPAPRSAIEAMPTIKISQRHLRVDSHCPVCQEKFEIGTEAREMPCKHIYHCECIVPWLVQHNSCPVCRHQLPTQATSSSIGSSSNRNSTFGNGNPRDGYMNSENQGRRNPFSFVWPFRSGSSNSSHGSPGSSSAAPEHNVPRGYSGWPFFD